In the Mauremys mutica isolate MM-2020 ecotype Southern chromosome 13, ASM2049712v1, whole genome shotgun sequence genome, one interval contains:
- the LIME1 gene encoding lck-interacting transmembrane adapter 1 isoform X1, with protein sequence MPPAFSLGCTTYPCSLPADLRLKWISEVAPDRGERMTGPHLPPFPAALGLALLGVLVFLSALCAACRRKARKKVVPPEGVKLVDVSLLRQMQLRSLSKSDTKLHELNRVKCMDEHQRPASVDFLYPSGSLGDGEGAVHSSSFSILLHRELPQIPHSNPSADALSPDQTYSNLSFLAPLKPAPEALYECAAMTQERPQPIPVLGTPMEASPLSEEDKAVTAEYACVRKVKKNFQPELQDETQGESSMGPADPEAWEGAACNPAAVKVEEMYSTVCKAGKKKKHPGSAPSPSEGMDTGETGQGEQGRPAAHLRDVRAGYKSTPGRVSLTEPCYESISDGSWTEHGRNPAPEPSYEAVDVNWKKPKRRDKSTRNCPAENLYESISEMWEGDSRNTATLAAPNGLEIYVTDL encoded by the exons ATGCCCCCTGCATTCTCCCTAGGGTGCACTACTTACCCATGCTCTCTTCCCGCAGATCTCCGTCTGAAGTGGATTTCTGAAGTGGCTCCAGACCGTGGTGAAAGGATgactgggccccatctgccccccttccctgctgccCTCGGACTGGCATTGCTTGGTGTCCTGGTCTTCCTCTCAGCCCTGTGTGCTGCCTGCAGAAG GAAAGCTAGGAAGAAGGTGGTCCCACCGGAGGGGGTGAAGCTGGTAGATGTG TCGTTGCTGAGGCAGATGCAGCTCCGATCGCTCAGTAAATCTGACACCAAACTGCATGAGCTCAACAGGGTGAAGTGCATGGATGAGC aCCAAAGACCAGCCAGCGTGGATTTCCTTTACCCATCAGGGTCTTTGGGGGATGGAGAAGGAGCCGTGCATAGCTCGAGCTTCAGCATCCTGCTGCACCGAGAGCTGCCCCAGatcccccattccaacccttcgGCTGATGCCCTGAGTCCTGACCAGACCTACTCAAACCTGTCCTTCTTAGCCCCACTAAAACCAGCCCCGGAGGCGCTGTACGAGTGTGCGGCCATGACTCAGGAAAGGCCTCAGCCAATACCCGTCTTGGGAACCCCGATGGAGGCTTCCCCTCTAAGCGAGGAGGACAAGGCAGTGACGGCTGAGTACGCCTGTGTCCGCAAGGTGAAGAAGAATTTCCAGCCGGAGCTCCAGGATGAGACACAGGGCGAATCCTCCATGGGGCCCGCAGACCCAGAAGCCTGGGAAGGAGCTGCCTGTAACCCCGCAGCGGTGAAG GTAGAAGAAATGTACTCGACTGTGTGCAAAGCTGGCAAGAAGAAGAAACACCCAGGCTCTGCTCCGTCCCCCTCTGAAGGAATGGACACTGGGGAGACCGGCCAAGGAGAACAGGGGCGGCCAGCTGCCCATCTCAGAGATGTCAGGGCGGGGTATAAGTCCACACCAGGCCGAGTCTCACTCACTGAGCCCTGCTATGAGTCTATCAGTGATGGATCCTGGACTGAGCATGGCAGGAACCCAGCCCCAGAACCGTCCTACGAGGCAGTAGATGTCAACTGGAAAAAGCCCAAGAGAAGGGACAAGTCTACCAGGAACTGCCCTGCCGAGAACTTGTATGAAAGCATCAGTGAAATGTGGGAAGGGGACTCTAGGAACACAGCTACCTTGGCGGCTCCCAATGGGTTGGAGATATACGTAACAGACTTATAA
- the ZGPAT gene encoding zinc finger CCCH-type with G patch domain-containing protein, producing MITMDEESLETAIQTYKAQLQQVELALGVGSDPSQQSDLIQLQEDLKQLIELTESSLVSVKKSKLLATLDTAAPSISPAGHLKQDSNSGRSCNDDEYAAFKEAIAELKPLSTEVEASPKEDGEADGENESKYSEEEEASEEEEEEVSGMKVKAPYYSPWGTLEYHNAMIVGTECLEDGSAGVRVLYLYPTHKSLKPCPFFLDGKCRFKENCRFSHGQVVSVDELHPFQEPNLSSLEVGSACLAKHHDGIWYAAKITDVDSGYYTVKFESLLLKEAVVEGDGIMPPLRSTEDSSSPESEEDNVDDSGYAKVIDSGPLENGEGAPACSSSFGGWEAHTRGIGSKLLAQMGYEFGKGLGKNAEGRVEPVQAIVLPKGKSLDQCAEILQKKQLDPAKSRKRRVKANHAGRPSAGSRKPPRNVFDFLNEKLQGKGSGEQDGGMTPVERNNKEIYHASKSTKKALSVRLFQTMEKIDQTQKTIRGIQEALARNVGRHSIATAQLEEKLAGAHRQLGELRAQEASLQQEQKKAETHKKMTEF from the exons ATGATAACAATGGATGAGGAGAGTCTGGAAACAGCAATTCAAACCTATAAAGCACAATTGCAGCAAGTGGAGCTGGCTTTAGGGGTGGGATCGGATCCATCACAGCAATCTGACTTGATCCAACTGCAGGAGGATTTGAAACAATTGATAGAACTGACTGAATCCAGCCTGGTGTCAGTGAAAAAGAGTAAACTACTGGCCACTTTAGACACAGCTGCACCCTCCATTTCTCCAGCAGGTCACCTAAAACAGGACAGTAATTCAGGCAGGTCCTGCAATGATGATGAGTATGCTGCTTTTAAGGAAGCTATTGCTGAACTCAAGCCATTGAGTACTGAAGTCGAGGCCTCTCCAAAGGAAGATGGAGAGGCTGATGGGGAAAATGAATCAAAGTACAGTGAAGAGGAGGAAGCatctgaggaagaggaggaggaagtgagTGGGATGAAGGTTAAAGCCCCATACTACAGTCCATGGGGTACCCTGGAGTACCATAATGCCATGATTGTGGGGACAGAGTGTTTGGAAGATGGCAGTGCAGGAGTCCGAGTGCTGTATCTCTACCCAACTCACAAGTCCTTGAAGCCATGTCCATTCTTCTTGGATGGCAAATGCAGATTTAAAGAGAATTGTCG GTTTTCCCACGGGCAAGTGGTATCTGTGGATGAGCTTCATCCATTTCAGGAGCCCAATCTCAGCTCTCTAGAAGTGGGCTCAGCCTGCTTGGCGAAGCACCATGATGGAATATGGTATGCTGCAAAAATCACTG ACGTTGACAGTGGTTACTACACAGTGAAGTTTGAGTCATTGCtgctgaaggaggctgttgtggaGGGAGATGGCATCATGCCACCACTGCGAAGCACGGAAGACTCTTCCTCCCCCGAGTCTGAGGAAGACAACGTAGATGACTCTGGCTATGCTAAAG TGATCGATTCAGGGCCCTTGGAGAATGGGGAAGGGGCTCCAGCTTGCAGTTCCTCCTTTGGTGGCTGGGAGGCCCATACTCGTGGCATCGGCTCCAAACTACTTGCTCAAATGGGATATGAGTTTGGAAAAG GTTTGGGGAAGAACGCTGAGGGCCGAGTGGAGCCGGTGCAAGCCATAGTGCTGCCTAAAGGGAAGTCCCTTGACCAATGTGCTGAGATCCTTCAGAAGAAGCAGCTGGATCCAGCCAAGTCAAGGAAACGGCGAGTGAAGGCAAACCATGCTGGCCGTCCTTCTGCAGGGAGCCGCAAGCCCCCCCGCAATGTCTTTGACTTTCTGAATGAGAAGCTTCAGGGgaagggctctggggagcaggatgGAGGGATGACACCAGTGGAGAGAAACAACAAGGAGATCTACCACGCCAGTAAGAGCACCAAGAAGGCCCTCAGTGTCCGCCTCTTCCAAACAATGGAGAAGATTGACCAAACGCAGAAGACCATCAGGGGAATCCAGGAGGCACTGGCACGCAATGTTGGACG GCACAGTATTGCCacggcccagctggaggagaaactAGCTGGTGCCCACAGGCAGCTGGGGGAGCTGCGGGCCCAGGAGGCCagcctgcagcaggagcagaagaAAGCAGAGACACACAAGAAAATGACTGAGTTCTAG
- the LIME1 gene encoding lck-interacting transmembrane adapter 1 isoform X3 gives MQLRSLSKSDTKLHELNRVKCMDEHQRPASVDFLYPSGSLGDGEGAVHSSSFSILLHRELPQIPHSNPSADALSPDQTYSNLSFLAPLKPAPEALYECAAMTQERPQPIPVLGTPMEASPLSEEDKAVTAEYACVRKVKKNFQPELQDETQGESSMGPADPEAWEGAACNPAAVKVEEMYSTVCKAGKKKKHPGSAPSPSEGMDTGETGQGEQGRPAAHLRDVRAGYKSTPGRVSLTEPCYESISDGSWTEHGRNPAPEPSYEAVDVNWKKPKRRDKSTRNCPAENLYESISEMWEGDSRNTATLAAPNGLEIYVTDL, from the exons ATGCAGCTCCGATCGCTCAGTAAATCTGACACCAAACTGCATGAGCTCAACAGGGTGAAGTGCATGGATGAGC aCCAAAGACCAGCCAGCGTGGATTTCCTTTACCCATCAGGGTCTTTGGGGGATGGAGAAGGAGCCGTGCATAGCTCGAGCTTCAGCATCCTGCTGCACCGAGAGCTGCCCCAGatcccccattccaacccttcgGCTGATGCCCTGAGTCCTGACCAGACCTACTCAAACCTGTCCTTCTTAGCCCCACTAAAACCAGCCCCGGAGGCGCTGTACGAGTGTGCGGCCATGACTCAGGAAAGGCCTCAGCCAATACCCGTCTTGGGAACCCCGATGGAGGCTTCCCCTCTAAGCGAGGAGGACAAGGCAGTGACGGCTGAGTACGCCTGTGTCCGCAAGGTGAAGAAGAATTTCCAGCCGGAGCTCCAGGATGAGACACAGGGCGAATCCTCCATGGGGCCCGCAGACCCAGAAGCCTGGGAAGGAGCTGCCTGTAACCCCGCAGCGGTGAAG GTAGAAGAAATGTACTCGACTGTGTGCAAAGCTGGCAAGAAGAAGAAACACCCAGGCTCTGCTCCGTCCCCCTCTGAAGGAATGGACACTGGGGAGACCGGCCAAGGAGAACAGGGGCGGCCAGCTGCCCATCTCAGAGATGTCAGGGCGGGGTATAAGTCCACACCAGGCCGAGTCTCACTCACTGAGCCCTGCTATGAGTCTATCAGTGATGGATCCTGGACTGAGCATGGCAGGAACCCAGCCCCAGAACCGTCCTACGAGGCAGTAGATGTCAACTGGAAAAAGCCCAAGAGAAGGGACAAGTCTACCAGGAACTGCCCTGCCGAGAACTTGTATGAAAGCATCAGTGAAATGTGGGAAGGGGACTCTAGGAACACAGCTACCTTGGCGGCTCCCAATGGGTTGGAGATATACGTAACAGACTTATAA
- the LIME1 gene encoding lck-interacting transmembrane adapter 1 isoform X2, with amino-acid sequence MTGPHLPPFPAALGLALLGVLVFLSALCAACRRKARKKVVPPEGVKLVDVSLLRQMQLRSLSKSDTKLHELNRVKCMDEHQRPASVDFLYPSGSLGDGEGAVHSSSFSILLHRELPQIPHSNPSADALSPDQTYSNLSFLAPLKPAPEALYECAAMTQERPQPIPVLGTPMEASPLSEEDKAVTAEYACVRKVKKNFQPELQDETQGESSMGPADPEAWEGAACNPAAVKVEEMYSTVCKAGKKKKHPGSAPSPSEGMDTGETGQGEQGRPAAHLRDVRAGYKSTPGRVSLTEPCYESISDGSWTEHGRNPAPEPSYEAVDVNWKKPKRRDKSTRNCPAENLYESISEMWEGDSRNTATLAAPNGLEIYVTDL; translated from the exons ATgactgggccccatctgccccccttccctgctgccCTCGGACTGGCATTGCTTGGTGTCCTGGTCTTCCTCTCAGCCCTGTGTGCTGCCTGCAGAAG GAAAGCTAGGAAGAAGGTGGTCCCACCGGAGGGGGTGAAGCTGGTAGATGTG TCGTTGCTGAGGCAGATGCAGCTCCGATCGCTCAGTAAATCTGACACCAAACTGCATGAGCTCAACAGGGTGAAGTGCATGGATGAGC aCCAAAGACCAGCCAGCGTGGATTTCCTTTACCCATCAGGGTCTTTGGGGGATGGAGAAGGAGCCGTGCATAGCTCGAGCTTCAGCATCCTGCTGCACCGAGAGCTGCCCCAGatcccccattccaacccttcgGCTGATGCCCTGAGTCCTGACCAGACCTACTCAAACCTGTCCTTCTTAGCCCCACTAAAACCAGCCCCGGAGGCGCTGTACGAGTGTGCGGCCATGACTCAGGAAAGGCCTCAGCCAATACCCGTCTTGGGAACCCCGATGGAGGCTTCCCCTCTAAGCGAGGAGGACAAGGCAGTGACGGCTGAGTACGCCTGTGTCCGCAAGGTGAAGAAGAATTTCCAGCCGGAGCTCCAGGATGAGACACAGGGCGAATCCTCCATGGGGCCCGCAGACCCAGAAGCCTGGGAAGGAGCTGCCTGTAACCCCGCAGCGGTGAAG GTAGAAGAAATGTACTCGACTGTGTGCAAAGCTGGCAAGAAGAAGAAACACCCAGGCTCTGCTCCGTCCCCCTCTGAAGGAATGGACACTGGGGAGACCGGCCAAGGAGAACAGGGGCGGCCAGCTGCCCATCTCAGAGATGTCAGGGCGGGGTATAAGTCCACACCAGGCCGAGTCTCACTCACTGAGCCCTGCTATGAGTCTATCAGTGATGGATCCTGGACTGAGCATGGCAGGAACCCAGCCCCAGAACCGTCCTACGAGGCAGTAGATGTCAACTGGAAAAAGCCCAAGAGAAGGGACAAGTCTACCAGGAACTGCCCTGCCGAGAACTTGTATGAAAGCATCAGTGAAATGTGGGAAGGGGACTCTAGGAACACAGCTACCTTGGCGGCTCCCAATGGGTTGGAGATATACGTAACAGACTTATAA